The Geotalea uraniireducens Rf4 genome window below encodes:
- a CDS encoding substrate-binding domain-containing protein: MGMKRGVSGKKTVLLAAVLALGVIHAAQAETVKLHGSTTVQKRIMEPGKDALKKATSIDLVLVGNGTGNGLEDLVNGKCDASMASEELADAVASMKDASGKEAAAGLTPHIITTDVIKVIVHPSNTVAKLSKEQLKGLHNGSIANWKDAGGTDQPVIVITSHLGSATRKVFQKEVMDGTKYVDGAIEVETTRKEIDNVSHFPEAIGAVSMGFINLPGNREKIKIVETPQISRPLMLITKGEASPSVKKVVDFFKGEGKKYIKD, encoded by the coding sequence ATGGGTATGAAAAGAGGGGTCTCGGGTAAAAAGACGGTTTTGCTGGCAGCGGTGTTGGCGTTGGGCGTTATACATGCGGCTCAAGCAGAAACCGTAAAGCTACATGGTTCGACGACGGTGCAAAAGCGGATTATGGAGCCTGGCAAGGACGCGCTGAAAAAAGCAACAAGCATCGATCTGGTGCTGGTCGGCAACGGGACCGGCAATGGCCTTGAGGATCTGGTAAACGGCAAGTGTGACGCTTCCATGGCGTCGGAAGAGTTGGCCGATGCCGTAGCCAGCATGAAGGACGCAAGCGGCAAGGAAGCGGCTGCAGGGCTTACGCCTCATATTATTACCACCGATGTCATCAAGGTGATCGTGCACCCGTCAAATACGGTGGCCAAGCTTTCCAAGGAACAGCTCAAGGGGCTTCACAACGGCTCAATAGCCAACTGGAAGGATGCCGGCGGGACCGACCAGCCGGTAATCGTCATTACCTCTCATCTCGGTTCTGCGACGAGGAAGGTCTTCCAAAAAGAGGTCATGGACGGGACAAAATATGTGGATGGCGCCATTGAAGTGGAAACGACCCGCAAGGAGATCGACAACGTTTCCCACTTTCCGGAAGCCATAGGGGCCGTCAGCATGGGGTTCATCAATCTGCCCGGCAACAGGGAAAAGATCAAGATAGTCGAAACGCCGCAGATCAGCCGCCCTCTCATGTTGATCACAAAAGGCGAGGCTTCACCGTCAGTAAAAAAAGTCGTGGATTTTTTCAAGGGTGAAGGAAAGAAATACATTAAAGACTGA
- a CDS encoding methyl-accepting chemotaxis protein: MTIKAKLYANMLITITGILVIGGFSLAGMKFVQSKLSVLTEQSTPYQLKTIDLQRALQEHTSSLIKLATATSMADYNATKNDAEKTLAEIKTVSNDLAGFKSSNGEDRSNSSAQELEVITVELFKTTQERLLAEEAGKAADALMKKKLLDISRKLRDMDNTMKSVQKNSMHQLSKSNDSVKTITQKVKNVQGATNSLNDVKVAVLEVSAADSKTALAVAKSHFTVASRLVTQSVLVKNDKGGGIGKELTEGIGEVTKRVASSQGLLDLKGAILVTPDDETKKKFNQTLAFVNQKLAQLSVLMGDAVEKSTEDFSSENTKFDSSLTGASSAGDIMASTSDLIALGSDVSRLINDLFSAGTIQELEAIKADLVHKFDNANAIQKKVASVSGARRNSGQTVRLAGVSGSLTEIKGLLLAKDGVAEKLARVLKVKTQAQSLNTKLKDLVAKQREEGKRGVTSAQAEQEKAVKSVNRVFKTNITSVSVIALIVLVLGIVFSTGLAKSITAPIRELTSISEKFGNGDFSSSLDEKRKDEFGTLAVHFNQATAKLKEITSQIREAIGNLAYSSSSLTATAEELSAGARQQATQTDQSASAMIEMSQTIQDVARNAHETAAETKNSLTLASDGQKIVGETVRGMEEIAASVKETADTVKLLGENSTRIGSVVDVINEIADQTNLLALNAAIEAARAGEAGRGFAVVADEVRKLAEKTGESTREIAEMVAQIQASTQKSVRAMEKGTAKVEEGMLRATEANLALESIVGASDKGVAMVQTIATAAEEQSAVAAEVSTSMEHIATITRSAEMSTGEITRAAEELNRLAGDLNRMAGWFKM; the protein is encoded by the coding sequence ATGACGATTAAGGCAAAGCTGTATGCAAATATGCTGATTACGATTACTGGAATTCTGGTTATCGGCGGTTTCAGCCTCGCCGGGATGAAATTCGTGCAAAGCAAGCTTTCGGTTCTCACGGAACAATCAACGCCATACCAACTTAAAACCATTGACCTGCAGCGTGCTCTCCAGGAACACACATCAAGCCTGATCAAATTGGCCACGGCAACGTCAATGGCAGACTATAACGCTACAAAGAACGACGCCGAAAAAACGCTCGCAGAAATCAAGACCGTTTCCAATGATCTTGCCGGCTTCAAATCGTCTAATGGAGAGGACAGGTCGAATAGCTCTGCACAGGAATTGGAAGTGATAACCGTAGAACTGTTCAAGACCACGCAAGAGCGGTTGCTGGCTGAGGAAGCAGGTAAAGCGGCTGATGCTCTGATGAAGAAGAAGCTGCTGGACATTTCCAGGAAATTGCGCGACATGGATAACACCATGAAATCCGTACAGAAAAACTCCATGCACCAGCTTTCCAAATCCAATGACAGCGTCAAGACCATCACCCAGAAGGTAAAGAACGTGCAAGGCGCAACCAACTCATTGAATGATGTGAAAGTGGCCGTGCTGGAGGTCTCCGCAGCCGACAGCAAAACCGCCCTGGCGGTGGCCAAGAGTCATTTTACGGTTGCTTCACGCCTGGTCACTCAGAGCGTTCTTGTTAAAAACGATAAAGGGGGCGGGATTGGCAAGGAGCTTACTGAAGGGATCGGCGAAGTGACCAAGCGTGTTGCATCTTCACAGGGGCTGCTCGATCTGAAGGGCGCGATTCTCGTGACACCAGACGACGAAACAAAGAAAAAATTCAACCAAACCTTGGCGTTCGTCAATCAAAAGCTGGCGCAATTGTCGGTATTGATGGGGGACGCGGTCGAAAAATCGACGGAAGACTTTTCCTCAGAGAACACGAAATTTGACAGTTCGTTAACAGGAGCCAGTTCAGCCGGCGATATTATGGCGTCAACCAGCGACCTGATTGCTCTCGGCTCTGATGTGAGCAGGCTTATCAATGATCTCTTCAGCGCCGGCACCATACAGGAACTGGAAGCCATCAAAGCAGACCTTGTGCATAAATTCGACAATGCAAATGCCATACAGAAGAAGGTGGCGTCAGTGAGCGGCGCACGGAGAAATTCGGGGCAGACGGTGCGCCTTGCCGGCGTATCCGGCTCTTTGACCGAGATCAAGGGTCTCTTGCTGGCAAAAGATGGTGTCGCAGAAAAGCTTGCTCGGGTGTTGAAGGTGAAAACCCAGGCTCAATCACTGAACACCAAGCTGAAGGACCTGGTGGCCAAGCAGCGCGAGGAGGGAAAAAGAGGGGTTACCTCGGCACAGGCTGAACAGGAAAAAGCGGTTAAATCGGTGAACAGGGTTTTTAAGACTAATATTACGTCAGTTTCCGTCATCGCGCTCATCGTGCTGGTGCTGGGTATTGTCTTCAGTACCGGTCTGGCAAAATCGATCACCGCACCGATCAGAGAACTGACCAGCATTTCGGAAAAGTTCGGTAATGGCGACTTCAGCAGCAGTCTCGATGAAAAGCGGAAAGACGAGTTCGGTACGCTCGCAGTCCATTTTAACCAGGCTACTGCAAAGCTCAAAGAGATAACCTCCCAGATTCGGGAGGCCATCGGCAACCTTGCCTACAGCTCCAGCAGCCTCACTGCTACGGCTGAAGAATTGAGTGCCGGCGCACGGCAGCAGGCAACACAGACGGATCAGTCCGCTTCGGCCATGATCGAGATGAGCCAGACGATCCAGGATGTGGCGCGCAATGCCCATGAAACTGCTGCAGAGACAAAAAACTCCCTCACTCTGGCCAGCGACGGCCAGAAGATCGTCGGTGAAACCGTGCGCGGCATGGAAGAAATTGCTGCTTCGGTCAAGGAAACCGCTGATACCGTCAAGCTACTCGGCGAAAATTCTACCAGGATCGGCTCGGTCGTTGATGTCATAAATGAAATCGCCGACCAGACCAACCTGCTGGCGCTTAACGCGGCCATTGAGGCGGCACGGGCTGGCGAGGCCGGCAGGGGCTTTGCCGTAGTTGCCGACGAAGTGCGGAAGCTGGCCGAGAAGACCGGCGAGTCCACCAGGGAAATTGCCGAAATGGTCGCCCAGATTCAGGCCAGCACCCAGAAGTCGGTGCGCGCCATGGAAAAGGGGACCGCCAAGGTCGAGGAAGGGATGCTGCGGGCAACGGAAGCAAACCTCGCCTTGGAGTCCATCGTTGGGGCGTCTGACAAGGGTGTTGCCATGGTTCAGACCATCGCCACCGCAGCAGAAGAGCAATCGGCTGTTGCTGCTGAGGTTTCCACGAGCATGGAGCACATCGCCACGATAACCCGTTCAGCCGAAATGTCCACCGGTGAGATTACCCGTGCTGCGGAAGAACTCAACAGGCTTGCCGGCGACTTGAATCGAATGGCGGGGTGGTTCAAGATGTAG
- a CDS encoding molybdopterin-dependent oxidoreductase: MDERDDIELLENKGISRRDFLKNSALIGCGALVASQLDFAHGLIARVEAGELTQMEALEMLREESTLYTVCLNCNTGCGIKVKVLDGVAVKVDGNPYNPFTLHPHLPMTEELSRAAKVDGAICPKGQSAHQGAYDPYRIRKVLKRAGKRGDGKWVSVPFDQAVSEIVNGGALFAHVPGEEKRLVTGLKDIYAMKDPMVFESMGADVALIRKKKMTVAQFKARHAANLHLLIDPDHPDFGPRNNQFVYFWGRIKGGRSDFAKRFTDGFGTVNTHGHTTVCQGSLYFACKAMSEQYVGDTFKDGQKFYWQADQENAEYILFVGANLFDGNYGPPNRTPRMTQRLVEGKLRITVIDPRFTKLAAKAHRWVPIRPGTDAAFAMGMTRWILENKRYDAVYLANANKAGAAKDGESTWSNATWLVKIDKDGNPGAFLRASEIGLKAKEVRTGRDGKEFPFEYLVAIRDGEPTAFDPNDERLRVRGELFVSTELKGKEGPIRVKSALQIMLETAREKTIAEYAKICGVEPGVIEAVAREFTSYGKRACVDVHRGPAQHTNGFYAISSLMNLNLLVGNFDWKGGMIAASTFNTDGSRNERQPFNFKKLTPKSGKPFGLSIIRHDALYEESTVFAGYPAKRNWWPLSSDVYEEILPSIADAYPYPIKVLFSYMGSPSYSLPAGQTNIAALTNLERVPLYFASDITVGTTTMYADYVFPDLHFLERWEFQGSHPNMPVKVQPVRHPVIASPNEVVRVFGEEQPISFETLWLALAEKLGIPGFGKDCFAAGQHFTRPDDFYFRMVANLAYDGREPVPDAGWNEVELFMRGHRHLPKNVIDMARNENLGLANLSKAIHILNRGGRFDTQEASYKGEYAANRYGRLINLYQEKTSKVKDAFTGRHFHGMARYEPVADTLGNEPTLLSKGYDLHLITQRDVRMTKSRTVTNQYLTELMPGNGIIVNTRDARRLGLKNGQMVKVVSASNPAGEWDLGNGVKKPMIGKVQITETIRPGVVTFTLGHGNWATGAADVTIDGTLIKGDPRRGGGVHANAAMWIDPHLKNTCMIDKVGGSVSFYDTMVRLVKV, from the coding sequence ATGGATGAGCGTGACGATATAGAGCTTCTGGAAAATAAAGGGATTTCCCGGCGAGATTTCCTGAAAAACAGCGCGCTCATCGGCTGCGGCGCCCTGGTGGCCTCCCAGCTCGATTTTGCCCACGGCCTCATCGCCCGTGTCGAGGCGGGGGAGCTGACCCAGATGGAGGCCCTGGAGATGTTGCGGGAGGAAAGCACCCTCTATACGGTTTGCCTCAACTGCAACACCGGCTGCGGCATCAAGGTGAAGGTCCTCGACGGCGTCGCCGTCAAGGTGGACGGCAACCCGTACAACCCGTTCACCCTCCACCCCCATCTTCCCATGACCGAGGAGTTGAGCAGGGCGGCAAAGGTGGACGGCGCCATCTGTCCCAAGGGACAATCTGCCCACCAGGGGGCCTACGACCCTTACCGCATCCGCAAGGTGCTGAAGCGGGCCGGCAAGCGTGGCGATGGGAAGTGGGTCTCCGTCCCCTTTGACCAGGCCGTGTCCGAAATCGTCAACGGCGGCGCGTTGTTCGCCCATGTCCCGGGCGAAGAAAAGCGCCTGGTGACGGGGCTCAAGGATATCTACGCCATGAAGGATCCCATGGTGTTCGAGTCGATGGGGGCCGACGTGGCGCTGATCCGCAAGAAAAAAATGACGGTTGCGCAGTTTAAGGCGCGGCACGCGGCCAATCTCCACCTCCTCATCGACCCGGACCACCCGGATTTCGGGCCGCGGAACAACCAGTTCGTCTACTTCTGGGGGAGGATCAAGGGTGGGCGGAGCGACTTCGCCAAACGCTTCACCGACGGCTTCGGCACGGTCAATACCCATGGCCATACCACGGTCTGCCAGGGGTCGCTCTACTTCGCCTGCAAGGCCATGAGCGAGCAGTATGTGGGCGATACCTTCAAGGATGGCCAGAAGTTCTACTGGCAGGCCGACCAGGAGAATGCCGAATACATCCTCTTTGTCGGCGCCAACCTCTTCGACGGCAATTACGGCCCTCCCAACCGGACGCCGCGCATGACCCAGAGGCTCGTTGAGGGGAAACTGCGGATTACTGTCATCGATCCGCGTTTCACCAAGCTTGCCGCCAAGGCTCACCGCTGGGTGCCGATCAGGCCGGGCACCGATGCGGCCTTTGCCATGGGGATGACCCGCTGGATTCTGGAGAACAAGCGCTATGATGCAGTCTATCTGGCCAACGCCAACAAGGCGGGGGCTGCGAAGGACGGGGAATCCACCTGGAGCAATGCCACCTGGCTGGTGAAGATCGATAAGGACGGGAACCCCGGCGCGTTCCTCCGTGCCTCGGAGATCGGCCTGAAAGCGAAGGAGGTAAGGACGGGCAGGGATGGGAAGGAGTTCCCGTTCGAATACCTGGTGGCCATCCGGGACGGCGAGCCGACGGCCTTCGATCCCAACGACGAGCGGCTGCGGGTGAGGGGGGAGCTCTTCGTCAGCACCGAGCTCAAGGGGAAGGAGGGGCCGATCAGGGTCAAGAGCGCCTTGCAGATCATGCTGGAAACGGCCCGGGAAAAAACCATCGCCGAATATGCAAAGATCTGCGGCGTGGAGCCGGGGGTGATCGAGGCCGTGGCCAGGGAATTCACCTCCTACGGAAAGAGGGCCTGCGTCGATGTCCATCGCGGACCTGCCCAGCACACCAACGGGTTTTACGCCATCTCCTCACTGATGAACCTGAACCTGCTCGTGGGGAACTTCGACTGGAAGGGGGGGATGATCGCCGCATCGACCTTCAACACGGACGGCAGCAGGAACGAGCGGCAACCATTTAACTTCAAGAAGCTTACCCCAAAGAGCGGCAAACCGTTCGGCCTGTCCATCATTCGCCACGACGCTTTGTACGAGGAGTCGACCGTTTTCGCCGGCTACCCGGCCAAGCGCAACTGGTGGCCGCTTTCCTCGGACGTTTACGAGGAGATTCTGCCATCCATAGCCGATGCCTACCCCTATCCGATCAAGGTCCTTTTCTCCTACATGGGGAGCCCTTCCTACTCCCTTCCCGCCGGGCAGACCAATATCGCGGCCCTGACGAACCTGGAACGGGTGCCGCTCTACTTTGCCAGCGACATCACCGTAGGCACCACCACCATGTACGCCGATTATGTCTTTCCCGACCTGCACTTCCTTGAACGCTGGGAATTCCAGGGGTCCCATCCCAATATGCCGGTCAAGGTCCAGCCGGTGCGCCACCCGGTAATTGCCTCGCCCAACGAGGTGGTCCGGGTGTTCGGCGAGGAGCAGCCGATCTCCTTCGAGACGCTCTGGCTCGCCCTTGCGGAGAAACTGGGCATTCCCGGCTTCGGCAAGGACTGCTTTGCCGCCGGTCAGCATTTTACCCGTCCCGATGATTTTTATTTCCGCATGGTTGCCAACCTGGCCTATGACGGCAGGGAGCCGGTCCCCGATGCCGGGTGGAACGAGGTGGAGTTATTCATGCGGGGCCACAGGCACCTGCCGAAGAATGTCATCGACATGGCGCGAAATGAAAATCTGGGGTTGGCCAACTTGAGCAAGGCGATCCACATCCTCAACCGGGGCGGCCGTTTCGATACACAGGAAGCCTCCTACAAGGGGGAGTACGCGGCAAACAGGTACGGCCGGCTGATAAACCTCTACCAGGAGAAAACCAGCAAGGTGAAGGACGCCTTTACCGGCAGGCATTTCCATGGCATGGCACGCTACGAGCCTGTTGCCGATACGCTCGGCAACGAGCCGACTCTTCTTTCAAAAGGGTACGACCTACACCTCATAACCCAGCGGGATGTGAGGATGACCAAGAGCCGGACCGTCACCAACCAGTACCTGACCGAACTCATGCCGGGAAACGGCATCATCGTCAACACGAGGGATGCCAGGCGATTGGGGTTGAAGAACGGACAAATGGTAAAGGTGGTGTCGGCGAGCAACCCCGCCGGGGAGTGGGACCTGGGCAACGGTGTGAAAAAGCCGATGATCGGCAAGGTGCAGATCACGGAGACCATCCGGCCCGGCGTCGTCACCTTTACCCTCGGCCACGGCAACTGGGCCACCGGTGCCGCAGACGTGACCATCGACGGTACGCTGATCAAGGGGGATCCGCGCCGGGGCGGGGGTGTCCATGCCAATGCCGCCATGTGGATCGATCCGCACCTGAAGAACACCTGCATGATCGACAAGGTGGGGGGGAGCGTTTCCTTCTACGATACGATGGTGCGGCTGGTGAAGGTCTAG
- a CDS encoding amidohydrolase family protein codes for MNRSKALFRTLFPSLLLGLSLLQGCASMEPATGKQATASASICNQANSAVIDYFGLIDSAKKERPELVEALAKFPKGADLHNHLSGTVMPEDYIALGSAEGDCFGPDTSVPTMYAITTAAASGACNAGFKPLAKASADERQKLVQSLSMYQFDYQGIQSGHDQFFATFGRFGAVSGSFSNEGPMLAKLLQQANADNVIYVETMMSFQPAAVSRLADLLRQRYPDASYYTESSNYPALFDYLLSAGLKNAVIAAQKDIAAYVSSTNAVLRCGAADQDPACDVSYDFQAAVNRNASMKDGSADLPKIFTQTAISCLLADAEKRVVGVNLLSGEDQPVSMQSFSTQMQFFSYFHGRFPKVNIALHGGEITPCFVGDGNPALKDHLTGSIRAGAKRLGHAVSFSYLNDVDKAEVAAVMKSNNTLVEIPFTSNAQILGVAGEEHPFPQYFRKYGIPAAFSTDDEGVSHADYTSEWIYAVMKYGITFSEAVRLARFSIQYSFLPGDPLWTDVASAKIVSQCAGQAPGSSDPAEPCRAFLAGSAKARTQWSYEAKLSRFDNEYGPKLRKYLGN; via the coding sequence ATGAACCGGAGCAAAGCGCTGTTCAGAACATTATTTCCGTCTTTACTGTTGGGTCTTTCGCTGCTCCAGGGTTGCGCGTCTATGGAGCCGGCAACCGGAAAGCAGGCGACGGCGTCGGCCAGCATATGCAACCAGGCCAACAGCGCCGTAATCGACTATTTCGGCCTCATCGACAGCGCAAAAAAGGAACGACCCGAACTCGTTGAAGCCCTGGCGAAATTCCCCAAGGGTGCCGACCTCCATAACCACCTTTCGGGAACGGTTATGCCGGAAGACTATATTGCACTGGGGAGCGCAGAAGGCGACTGCTTCGGACCGGACACGAGCGTCCCGACCATGTATGCCATCACGACTGCCGCTGCATCCGGTGCATGCAATGCCGGTTTCAAGCCGCTGGCGAAGGCGAGCGCCGATGAGCGGCAAAAGCTGGTGCAGTCCCTGTCCATGTACCAGTTCGACTATCAAGGGATCCAGTCCGGACACGATCAGTTCTTTGCGACCTTCGGCAGATTCGGAGCGGTATCCGGCTCATTCAGCAACGAGGGGCCGATGCTTGCGAAACTTCTGCAACAGGCGAATGCGGACAATGTCATCTACGTCGAAACCATGATGTCCTTCCAGCCAGCGGCGGTCAGCCGCCTTGCCGACCTGCTGAGACAGAGATATCCCGACGCCTCGTATTACACGGAAAGCAGCAATTATCCCGCGCTGTTCGACTATTTGCTGAGTGCCGGATTGAAAAACGCCGTGATCGCGGCGCAGAAGGATATCGCCGCATACGTGAGCAGTACGAATGCCGTACTCAGGTGCGGCGCTGCCGACCAGGACCCTGCCTGCGATGTTTCCTACGACTTTCAAGCTGCCGTGAACCGGAATGCTTCAATGAAAGACGGGAGCGCCGACCTGCCGAAAATTTTCACGCAGACAGCCATCTCCTGTCTGCTCGCCGATGCTGAAAAACGGGTGGTGGGAGTGAACCTGCTGAGCGGCGAAGACCAGCCCGTCTCCATGCAAAGCTTCAGCACGCAGATGCAGTTTTTCAGCTATTTCCATGGCAGGTTTCCGAAGGTGAACATTGCTCTCCATGGGGGCGAAATCACGCCGTGTTTCGTTGGTGACGGTAATCCGGCGCTGAAGGACCATCTCACCGGTTCCATACGTGCGGGCGCGAAGCGGTTGGGTCATGCAGTTTCCTTCAGCTATTTGAACGATGTCGACAAGGCCGAAGTCGCCGCAGTGATGAAGAGCAATAACACCCTTGTGGAAATTCCGTTCACCAGCAATGCGCAGATACTGGGGGTCGCCGGCGAGGAACATCCGTTTCCGCAGTATTTTCGCAAGTATGGCATTCCCGCCGCTTTTTCGACGGACGACGAGGGGGTTTCCCATGCCGACTACACGAGCGAATGGATCTACGCTGTCATGAAATACGGAATAACCTTCTCTGAAGCGGTACGGCTGGCGCGTTTCAGCATCCAGTACAGCTTCCTGCCCGGCGACCCGCTCTGGACGGACGTGGCGTCGGCAAAAATAGTCAGCCAGTGTGCTGGCCAGGCTCCGGGGAGCTCCGATCCCGCCGAACCATGCAGGGCCTTCCTTGCGGGCAGCGCGAAAGCCAGGACCCAATGGAGCTACGAAGCGAAGCTTTCCCGTTTTGACAACGAATACGGACCAAAGCTGAGGAAGTATCTCGGGAATTGA
- a CDS encoding MarR family winged helix-turn-helix transcriptional regulator codes for MDSVREQLQIFVRRFGLLNATCCEACCGEDVSLVQSHILFEIRRMGEPSMQQVAEELGIDVTTFSRQVKAMEGDGLVTRRPSERDRRVSLLGLTDEGRRVLVRIDRYMAEKIGQIFSVMTPFEREVTTRSLALFNEALAKVGEAASDGKNIACCN; via the coding sequence ATGGATTCCGTACGAGAGCAATTGCAAATATTTGTGCGCCGGTTCGGGCTCCTGAACGCCACCTGTTGCGAGGCCTGCTGCGGCGAGGATGTATCGCTTGTGCAGAGCCACATCCTCTTCGAGATACGGCGCATGGGGGAACCGTCGATGCAGCAGGTGGCGGAGGAGCTGGGGATTGACGTCACCACCTTCAGCCGCCAGGTCAAGGCCATGGAAGGGGACGGGCTGGTGACGCGCCGCCCGTCGGAGAGGGATCGCCGGGTGAGCCTGCTTGGGCTGACCGACGAGGGACGGCGAGTGCTGGTCCGGATCGATCGCTACATGGCGGAGAAGATCGGCCAGATCTTTTCGGTGATGACCCCTTTCGAACGGGAGGTTACAACCCGTTCGCTGGCTCTCTTCAACGAGGCGCTGGCCAAGGTCGGTGAGGCTGCTTCCGATGGAAAAAACATTGCATGCTGCAACTAA
- the hgcA gene encoding mercury methylation corrinoid protein HgcA, producing the protein MKVQKTGKVEWSNVKLATPAGCGPAAGNGLEKPPCUGPRISAGGGAIDETVPGFLGWLTTDAGRFPQVASELAWTDRLGGWKARWGIGRMSYLIPAGLYAVGQPTPADPVVVTANYKMSYDLVRRSLAGRNVWLLVLETFGINVWCAAGKGTFGTDELVRRIGATGLAQVVTHRRLLLPILGAPGVAAHEVAGLTGFTVRYATIRADDLPAYLDNGMVTTPAMRELTFTFRERLVLIPVELVLALKPTAAVCAVIFLLAALLGGVPAGLWTLLAYAGAVFTGIAVAPLLLPWLPVRSFAVKGALAGLAWSTGYYLLAGGGSWSVPVAIAAFLTLPAVSAFYTLNFTGCTTFTSRSGVKKEMRLALPVMGGALAVSALLLVAGLFL; encoded by the coding sequence ATGAAAGTTCAGAAAACGGGGAAGGTCGAGTGGTCGAATGTAAAGCTGGCGACGCCTGCCGGCTGCGGTCCCGCTGCCGGTAACGGGCTGGAGAAGCCCCCCTGCTGAGGCCCCCGCATCTCCGCCGGCGGCGGAGCGATTGATGAAACGGTTCCCGGCTTCCTGGGGTGGTTGACGACCGATGCGGGGCGGTTCCCGCAGGTGGCGTCGGAGCTTGCCTGGACAGACCGGCTCGGCGGATGGAAGGCGCGTTGGGGGATCGGCCGCATGAGCTACCTGATTCCCGCCGGTCTCTACGCCGTAGGCCAGCCGACCCCGGCCGATCCCGTTGTGGTGACGGCCAATTACAAGATGAGCTACGATCTGGTGCGGCGCTCACTGGCCGGCCGCAACGTCTGGCTGCTGGTGCTGGAGACTTTCGGCATTAACGTCTGGTGTGCGGCGGGGAAGGGAACCTTCGGCACGGACGAGCTGGTACGGCGCATCGGCGCGACCGGACTGGCGCAGGTGGTAACCCATCGGCGCCTGCTCCTGCCGATTCTGGGTGCGCCCGGCGTGGCTGCCCACGAGGTGGCCGGGCTGACCGGTTTTACGGTCAGATACGCGACGATCCGGGCCGACGACCTGCCGGCCTATCTGGACAACGGCATGGTGACGACTCCGGCGATGCGGGAACTGACCTTTACCTTTCGGGAGCGGCTCGTGCTTATCCCGGTGGAACTGGTGCTGGCACTGAAGCCGACGGCCGCTGTCTGTGCGGTAATCTTCCTGTTGGCAGCCCTGCTCGGGGGTGTTCCTGCCGGGCTCTGGACCCTTTTGGCCTATGCCGGCGCGGTCTTTACCGGCATAGCGGTTGCGCCGCTTCTCCTTCCATGGCTTCCGGTGCGAAGCTTTGCCGTCAAGGGCGCGCTGGCAGGTCTTGCCTGGAGCACGGGCTACTATCTGCTCGCTGGCGGCGGCAGCTGGAGTGTGCCGGTGGCGATTGCAGCATTTCTGACCCTGCCGGCGGTGAGCGCCTTCTACACCCTCAATTTCACGGGGTGCACCACGTTTACCTCCCGTTCCGGCGTGAAGAAGGAAATGCGGCTCGCCCTGCCGGTCATGGGGGGCGCCCTTGCCGTCAGTGCACTGTTGCTGGTGGCGGGGTTGTTTCTGTAG
- the hgcB gene encoding mercury methylation ferredoxin HgcB — protein MKDFRYLRNVATLELRESACIGCGRCVEVCPHKVFSLAEKRSRIVDFDGCMECGACAKNCPTAAIKVDAGVGCASGLITEWLRERNIRGVGGGCCS, from the coding sequence ATGAAAGACTTCAGATATTTGCGAAACGTGGCGACGCTGGAACTGCGTGAGTCCGCCTGCATCGGCTGCGGCAGGTGCGTGGAGGTCTGCCCGCACAAGGTATTCTCCCTTGCGGAAAAGCGGTCCCGCATCGTCGACTTCGATGGCTGCATGGAGTGCGGCGCCTGCGCGAAGAACTGTCCGACCGCTGCCATAAAGGTAGATGCCGGGGTCGGCTGCGCCTCGGGGCTGATCACTGAATGGCTCCGGGAGCGGAACATCCGCGGGGTCGGCGGCGGGTGTTGTTCTTAG
- a CDS encoding putative metallopeptidase: protein MTTLNLTGELERLIADIVRRMPEFGHIDPQQLLVCISNTRNGGIHGTYAKIHPLRFKDGSRTTTARRGRRTFICSMPPVTHRDTEILYIIYFLVPRFLNLPLKEKLITVLHELYHVAPEFNGDIRRFPGRNYAHGSSTQKYNALMATLADAYLNELEDKRTLSFLEGGMEELRARHKAIVGRKFPAPRMRVEPS from the coding sequence ATGACTACCCTCAACCTGACAGGGGAGCTGGAGCGGCTCATTGCCGACATCGTCCGGCGGATGCCGGAGTTCGGCCACATCGACCCGCAACAGCTCCTCGTCTGCATCTCAAACACCCGCAACGGCGGCATTCACGGCACTTACGCCAAGATCCACCCGCTCCGCTTCAAAGACGGCAGCCGGACCACGACAGCCCGCCGCGGCCGCCGCACCTTCATCTGTTCCATGCCCCCCGTCACCCACCGCGACACCGAGATCCTCTACATCATCTATTTCCTCGTCCCCCGCTTTCTCAATCTTCCACTAAAAGAAAAACTGATAACCGTCCTCCACGAACTCTATCACGTCGCACCGGAATTCAACGGCGACATCCGCCGCTTCCCCGGCAGAAACTACGCCCACGGCAGTTCAACCCAAAAGTACAACGCCCTCATGGCAACGCTGGCTGATGCCTATCTGAACGAACTGGAAGACAAGAGAACACTCTCTTTTCTGGAAGGGGGAATGGAGGAGTTGCGCGCCCGGCACAAGGCCATCGTCGGCAGAAAGTTTCCGGCGCCGCGCATGCGCGTCGAGCCCTCCTGA